Genomic window (uncultured Cohaesibacter sp.):
AAGAAGGCATGGATTTTCGGGTGTGCCATGCAGCCGGAAATGGTCTCGACACACAACAGTTCCCCAATATCCGAGATGACTTGATGGCCCCCATTGAGGATGCGAATCTTCATGGTCTCATAATCGTGCACGCGATCCGACAGGGTCGCCCCGGCCTTCTCCCACTGCGGGCGTCCGGCGCAGAAATTGTCCTCGATCACCCATTGGCGGAACCGTTCGTGAGTGACGGGCACCTTGTCATCAATGCCGAAATCAGTGGCAAAGGCCAGTTCCCGCGGGCCGGTTGCCGGCACGATGCAGTCCACCATGGAGTTGGGGAAGGTGCAATTGCTGTCGATCCAGTCGGCAAGATCAGGATCGGACAGGCGGGCGAGCGAGACCACCGTCTGGCGCAAGATATTGCCGTTGCCCTGAAGGTTGTCGCAGGACTGGCCAGTGAAGGGACCGATGCCGCGTTCCCGCCGCAGCTTGAGGGCGGCAACAATCGCCCCGAAGGCCGTGCGCGGATGATCGGGATGGGCCGCATCATACTTGATGTCGGGATGGTTTTCGTCAAAGCCCTTGGTGGCAAGGTCGATATAGTAGCCGCCTTCGGTCACTGTCAGCGCAACGATGCGGATGACAGGGTCGGCCATCTGCTCGATGAGCGGGCCATTGCCCTCCTCGATGGGCACATAATCGATCATCGAGCCGACGATTTCGGCGGACTTGGCTTCTGGATCCAGCTCGATCAGGGTGGTCATATAGTCCTGCGCCTTCATCTTCTCGCGCATCTGGGCGTCATAGGGACGGACACCTGCGCCGATGATGGCCCAGTCATGATCGAAGCCCTGCTCGAACAGACGGTTAAGATACCAGGACTGGTGGGCACGGTGAAAATTGCCCAATCCGATATGCACGATACCCGGCGTCAGCGTCGCTCGGTCATAGGTCGGCCTTGCAACAGATTCCGGCACTTCACTCAAGGTTGCGTTCGACAACTGGATTCCCATGACGGTCCTCGCTTTTCTTCTGCTTTCCCTGCAGCACGGCAGGGGTGAGTGGTGACCTCAGGCACAGCTTTCCCGTTCCGGCAAAGCGCATGGCTCGACCGGCTGGTTTATCGCGACGACTGTCGCCTGAAGAATTGAGGCCTCAACCAGCCGTTTTCGCTGCTGGATAGACCGGACAAAGATCTTTCTGTTCAGCCAGGATCGATGCGTGCCCGACCTAGCTCATCCATTGTCCCCCATCGACATTGTAGGTTTGGGAAACGATGTAATCTGCTTCGCTGCTGGCAAGGAAAATGGCCATTCCGACCAAATCCTCCGCTGTGCCCATGCGACCGAAGGGAACCCCCTCGCCCACTTCCCTTTTCTTCTGGCCAAGCGGCTTGTTCTCATATTTGGCAAAGAAGGCGTCCACACCGTCCCAGTGCTCTCCGTCCACGACACCGGGCGCGATGGCGTTGACGTTGATACCGTGCTCGA
Coding sequences:
- a CDS encoding mannitol dehydrogenase family protein, with the translated sequence MGIQLSNATLSEVPESVARPTYDRATLTPGIVHIGLGNFHRAHQSWYLNRLFEQGFDHDWAIIGAGVRPYDAQMREKMKAQDYMTTLIELDPEAKSAEIVGSMIDYVPIEEGNGPLIEQMADPVIRIVALTVTEGGYYIDLATKGFDENHPDIKYDAAHPDHPRTAFGAIVAALKLRRERGIGPFTGQSCDNLQGNGNILRQTVVSLARLSDPDLADWIDSNCTFPNSMVDCIVPATGPRELAFATDFGIDDKVPVTHERFRQWVIEDNFCAGRPQWEKAGATLSDRVHDYETMKIRILNGGHQVISDIGELLCVETISGCMAHPKIHAFFNKVESEEIVPYVHPVPEFDPVDYQALIDRRFSNPEIVDTTRRVAFDGSSRHSGFLLPSIKDALAAGGPIDGLALASAFWARYCLGTRTDGSVIEPNDPLWSDLQPVAEKTKTDPSAWLEMRQLYGNLADNERFSAAFTGWMNKIHSDGIEAALDAYLA